From Neobacillus sp. PS2-9, the proteins below share one genomic window:
- the acsA gene encoding acetate--CoA ligase: MKVEALPVVQGDHNLSNYDEMYKQFDWKETEKTFSWSETGLVNLAYEAIDRHAKTFRKNKIALYYRDGFRNEKYTFKEMKDLSSKAGNVLKSYGDVEKGDRVFIFMPRSPELYFTVLGAIKLGAIVGPLFEAFMEGAVRDRLQDSEAKVLVTTPELLDRVPVEDLPALKHIFLVGKNVEEQGQYIDFLGKFEKASKELKIEWVDRTDGLILHYTSGSTGKPKGVLHVHNAMIQHYQTAKWVLDLKEDDVYWCTADPGWVTGTSYGIFGPWLTGTSNVIVGGRFSPETWYQMIEDFGVTVWYSAPTAFRMLMGAGDELVKKFDLSSLRHILSVGEPLNPEVVKWGVKVFNHRIHDNWWMTETGAQLISNYPCMKIKPGSMGKPIPGVQAAIVDNQGNELPPYRMGNLAIKKGWPSMMHTIWNNPEKFESYFMPGDWYVSGDSAYMDEDGYFWFQGRVDDVIMTSGERVGPFEVESKLVEHPAVAEAGVIGKPDPVRGEIIKAFVALRDGFEASEELKEEIRQFVKKGLAAHAAPREIDFRDKLPKTRSGKIMRRVLKAWELNLPTGDLSTMED, from the coding sequence ATGAAAGTGGAAGCGCTACCAGTTGTGCAAGGAGACCATAATCTAAGTAATTATGATGAAATGTACAAACAATTTGACTGGAAGGAAACAGAAAAGACATTCTCCTGGAGTGAAACAGGGCTTGTTAACTTGGCATATGAGGCCATTGATCGCCATGCAAAGACCTTCCGAAAAAATAAAATTGCTCTTTACTATCGAGACGGTTTTCGTAATGAAAAGTACACATTTAAGGAAATGAAGGATCTCTCAAGCAAAGCCGGTAATGTGTTAAAGAGTTATGGAGATGTAGAAAAAGGAGACCGCGTATTTATTTTTATGCCTCGTTCTCCAGAGCTTTACTTTACTGTTCTTGGTGCTATTAAGCTTGGAGCTATCGTTGGTCCATTATTTGAAGCCTTTATGGAAGGCGCGGTTCGTGACCGTCTGCAGGATAGTGAAGCTAAAGTTCTAGTAACTACACCTGAATTATTGGATCGTGTACCTGTGGAAGATTTACCTGCCTTAAAGCATATTTTCCTTGTTGGAAAAAATGTGGAGGAACAAGGTCAATACATTGACTTCCTTGGGAAATTTGAGAAGGCAAGTAAAGAACTTAAGATCGAATGGGTAGACAGAACAGATGGCTTAATTTTGCATTACACATCAGGTTCAACCGGCAAGCCTAAAGGGGTTTTGCATGTACATAATGCAATGATTCAGCATTATCAAACGGCAAAGTGGGTTCTTGATTTAAAAGAGGATGATGTGTATTGGTGTACGGCAGATCCAGGCTGGGTAACAGGAACGTCGTATGGTATTTTTGGACCGTGGTTAACGGGAACCTCTAATGTCATTGTGGGAGGGCGTTTTAGCCCTGAAACTTGGTATCAGATGATTGAGGACTTTGGGGTTACCGTTTGGTATAGTGCTCCTACTGCCTTCCGGATGTTAATGGGTGCGGGAGATGAACTCGTAAAGAAATTTGATTTAAGCAGCCTGCGTCATATTCTAAGTGTGGGTGAGCCATTGAACCCAGAAGTGGTCAAATGGGGTGTAAAGGTATTTAACCATCGTATTCATGATAACTGGTGGATGACAGAAACAGGAGCACAACTAATCAGTAACTATCCATGTATGAAAATTAAACCTGGTTCGATGGGTAAGCCGATTCCAGGTGTGCAGGCTGCAATTGTCGATAATCAAGGAAACGAATTGCCGCCATATCGAATGGGGAATCTGGCTATTAAAAAGGGCTGGCCTTCCATGATGCACACCATTTGGAATAATCCTGAGAAATTTGAATCCTACTTTATGCCAGGTGACTGGTACGTATCCGGGGATTCGGCTTATATGGATGAGGATGGTTATTTCTGGTTCCAAGGTAGGGTGGATGATGTTATTATGACATCAGGAGAGCGTGTAGGACCATTTGAGGTGGAAAGCAAGCTTGTGGAACACCCAGCAGTAGCAGAGGCAGGCGTAATTGGTAAACCAGACCCTGTACGTGGTGAAATCATTAAAGCGTTTGTTGCGCTGCGTGACGGCTTTGAGGCTTCTGAAGAACTGAAAGAGGAAATCAGACAATTTGTCAAAAAAGGATTAGCAGCCCATGCTGCACCAAGAGAAATTGATTTCCGAGATAAACTGCCAAAAACAAGAAGTGGTAAGATTATGCGACGCGTATTAAAGGCGTGGGAGCTTAATTTGCCGACGGGTGATCTTTCAACTATGGAAGATTAA